A single genomic interval of Osmia lignaria lignaria isolate PbOS001 chromosome 9, iyOsmLign1, whole genome shotgun sequence harbors:
- the LOC117602819 gene encoding solute carrier family 35 member C2 — MTRSHIKYEIAKDADDTSDYFLQPVQEFPNTSKKEVSPWKKLCKILTLIVIYFVLSVGLTFYVQWLYNSYGFHFPLTVVICHLSIKFLLSSLIRCIKTCWKRQQQLKLSLHSILWMVMPVGIASGLDVGLSNWAISLITMSLYTMTKSTTIIFILGFALILKLERKSWSLICIVVMISGGLFMFTYKSTQFAIFGFVICLLASFSSGVRWTMTQLIMQKSKLGMKSPIDMMYYMQLWMLLPVVPVMIWFEGSHVYSSFKNIDWNDVQSIAMTTIAVLGSAIIAFHMEVMEFLVVTYTSSLTLSITGIIKEICILILAVEWKGDQISGLNFIGLLMCLGGIIIHSIQKVLSNRNKKNENLELQVNSSLSLNLKNEEGIDTNLPLLTQKSTSITNLLNAEFSSEEDDTMKHGENSTQILSNILQRREQ; from the exons ATGACAAGATCacatataaaatatgaaattgcaaAAGATGCAGATGATACCTCAGATTATTTTCTTCAACCTGTACAAGAATTTCCTAATACATCTAAGAAAGAAGTATCTCCTTGGAAGAAACTTTGCAAAATTCTTACATTAATTGTCATTTACTTTGTCTTATCAGTAGGCCTCACATTTTATGTACAATGGCTTTACAATTCATAT gGATTTCATTTTCCTCTAACTGTGGTGATATGTCATTtatcaattaaatttcttttatcttctCTAATAAGATGTATTAAAACATGTTGGAAAAGACAGCAACAATTAAAACTTTCTTTACATAGTATATTATGGATGGTTATGCCAGTGGGTATAGCTAGTGGTCTTGATGTTGGTTTATCAAACTGGGCAATttcattaataacaatgtcatt GTATACTATGACAAAATCAActactattatttttattcttggatttgctcttattttaaaattagaaagaaaG TCTTGGTCATTAATATGTATTGTAGTAATGATATCAGGAGGCTTATTTATGTTTACTTACAAATCAACACAATTTGCTATTTTTGGATTTGTAATTTGCCTCCTAGCATCATTTTCAAGTGGTGTACGATGGACTATGACACAACTTATTATGCAAAAGTCTAAACTTGGAATGAAAAGCCCAATTGATATGATGTACTATATGCAACTATGGATGCTGTTACCTGTTGTGCCAGTGATGATATGGTTTGAGG GATCTCATGTGTACAGTAgctttaaaaatattgattggAATGATGTACAATCTATTGCAATGACTACTATTGCTGTGCTTGGAAGTGCTATTATTGCTTTCCATATGGAAGTCATGGAATTTCTAGTTGTAACATACACTTCTAGTCTTACTCTTTCAATTACTGGCATAATTAAA gagatatgtattttaattttggCTGTTGAATGGAAAGGTGATCAAATAAGTGGCCTTAATTTTATAGGGTTGTTAATGTGCCTTGGTGGTATCATAATTCACTCTATTCAAAAAGTATTATCaaatagaaataagaaaaatgaaaacttgGAATTACAAGTAAATTCTTCGCTAAGTCTTAACTTAAAAAATGAAGAGGGAATCGATACAAATTTACCTCTTTTAACACAAAAATCAACTTCTATAACAAATCTTTTAAATGCGGAATT
- the LOC143305665 gene encoding SOSS complex subunit B homolog, whose translation MEYVLIKDIRPGQKNINVVFIVLEVGHPTITKENREVRTFKVADSTACMNVSIWDEPGQLLVPGDIVRLTKGYASVWRQCLTLYSGKNGDIQKIGEFCMVINEQLNMSEPNPALAQQMINQSGSGPPGSNINNNITNNGNANNISGQSGRQPLAIQSNSTTPTSGAPSSSATTKSGNNNNGNSGGNSSSSTSGLPGGSARYSGDTTTKTTVTTKTNSRGRGGYRNGGRSDRR comes from the exons ATGGAATACGTACTGATAAAAGATATACGGCCGGGTCAAAAAAACATTAACGTAGTGTTTATTGTTTTGGAAGTTGGCCATCCTACTATTACCAAAGAAAACCGCGAAGTTCGAACGTTTAAAGTAGCAGACAGTACAGCATGTATGAACGTTTCAATTTGGGACGAACCTGGACAACTTTTAGTACCAGGTGATATTGTAAGATTAACAAAGGGATATGCATCCGTTTGGAGACAGTGTTTAACACTGTATTCTGGAAAAAATGGTGACATACAAAAGATTGGAGAATTTTGTATGGTAATAAATGAACAATTAAACATGAGTGAACCAAATCCAGCTCTAGCACAACAAATGATTAATCAGAGTGGATCTGGTCCACCTGGTAGTAACATTAATAATAACATTACAAACAATGGAAATGCAAATAATATCTCTGGACAGTCTGGAAGACAACCTTTG GCAATTCAGAGTAATTCAACAACACCTACCAGTGGGGCACCTAGTAGTTCTGCTACAACAAAAAGTGGAAACAATAACAATGGCAATAGTGGTGGAAATAGTAGTAGTAGCACTTCTGGACTTCCAGGAGGTTCTGCAAGATATTCTGGTGATACAACAACAAAAACAACTGTTACAACAAAAACTAATTCTCGCGGTCGCGGGGGATATAGAAACGGTGGACGTAGTGACCGTAGATAA
- the LOC117602848 gene encoding armadillo repeat-containing protein 1, with protein sequence MDVDESIDPKELKVTLETYKKLANDFTNHDTILKDKTVLSYVAYILEVPDAEIVNLGLDILELFVKNLDNYVHITSTFGVREALDAVINKYNLEEPKISTRAQSLKNDIERMKPPIYNLHSRCRRVIEPKKLKTHVIVLHVQGLLPETRAELEAILIRINGLVSLVVDVEHQRVTMRTLSYVTAKQIAEAIQKNSENMEARLVTRNKLNQEYLVKLIHTGNNADTDDMPEYLPEEDEQEDEKEGVVSLFTGLRQSASSLYKSTAEFLHNSFYW encoded by the exons ATGGACGTGGACGAGTCTATAGATCCGAAAGAATTGAAAGTTACTCTCGAAACTTATAAGAAATTGGCTAATGATTTTACAAACCACGACACGATTTTAAAG GATAAAACAGTTTTGTCATATGTGGCATATATCTTAGAAGTACCAGATGCCGAAATTGTTAATTTGGGCTTAGATATTTTGGAACTGTTTGTTAAAAATCTGGACAATTATGTACACATAACCTCTACCTTTGGAGTTCGTGAAGCCTTAGATGCagttataaataaatacaatttagaGGAACCAAAGATATCTACGCGAGCACAATCCttaaaaaatgatatagaaAGAATGAAACCACCAATATATAATTTACACAGTAGATGTCGTAGGGTCATAGAACCCAAAAAACTAAAAACACATGTTATTGTGTTACATGTACAAGGTTTATTACCG GAAACCAGAGCAGAATTAGAGGCAATATTAATAAGAATCAATGGATTAGTATCTCTTGTAGTTGATGTAGAACATCAACGAGTTACAATGCGTACTTTAAGTTATGTCACAGCCAAACAAATTGCAGAAGCTATtcaaaaaaattcagaaaatatgGAAGCAAGACTAGTGacaagaaataaattgaatcagGAATATCTTGTTAAATTg ATTCATACTGGGAACAATGCTGATACTGATGATATGCCAGAATACTTACCTGAAGAGGAtgaacaagaagatgaaaaagaGGGAGTTGTTTCATTATTTACTGGATTAAGACAAAGTGCTTCATCATTGTACAAATCCACTGCTGAGTTTCTTCATAATTCATTTTACTGGTAA
- the wnd gene encoding mitogen-activated protein kinase kinase kinase 13 wallenda, whose amino-acid sequence MRTPAETETLSQPEMYKFESQESEAPSGGNQVVLSPSRPETHIFTNSMLCIQEELGQLGGIAGGPIITDPHDAQLPNNSHSISGSNSNSSETATKCTPGSGTLDAQRSSWVEGILGCMRPVWSMLSKAAVNEKIKGHQTDDWEIPFETISELQWLGSGAQGAVFSGKLNKEIVAVKKVREPRETDIRHLRKLNHPNIVQFKGVCTQAPCYCIIMEFCPYGPLYDLLRAGEPVPPPRLVSWSKQIAAGMAYLHAHKIIHRDLKSPNVLIGQGEVVKISDFGTSREWNEISTRMSFAGTVAWMAPEIIRNEPCSEKVDIWSYGVVLWELLSGEVPYKDVDSSAIIWGVGNNSLHLPIPASCPEGYRLLVKQCWAAKPRNRPSFKHIEIHLGIAAVEVLCTKPDDYFKTQQSWKKEIRDHMKQMQTNSCSSPRFEADLIRRREDELRHAQDIREHYERKLERTNNLYLELSAVLLQLEQRERDVIKREQQNGYKQCKKRLVHPLLKAQERLHRRRNPTIQFSTSSTPTTPPSPTDGPQSPAKATMYTQLNESNQPETILAPNNSFKQRKYRHRRVGSGCGVNSSPRSSPHHERKSTEVCARYVDNQTQTDIMDISETDNVRQTTVVSSTEKLSVNSINKQSLNKQVSECLNGNSVLSDDHYRMQSSPCSSPEPSNVNHANGNERLKDCSDDDNLETLGRKVSEIINANRLISPIDNGNCDDVIQHRGKEDSVKLSGHFCGIIVNGTNIQQEQSEIKVRPCNENINALCDHEDDACEESWSDEEGEDPSYTYNYSLRRRSIARRPIGPGYRLRRLKHATVRIEGVLASDEENTSEYSHPPSSQSSTLESNPDMQRVLRNIQYSHKVS is encoded by the exons ATGCGTACTCCTGCTGAGACCGAAACACTATCTCAACCTGAGATGTACAAATTTGAATCTCAGGAAAGCGAAGCACCATCGGGTGGCAATCAAGTGGTTTTGTCACCCTCCCGTCCAGAAACGCACATATTTACTAAtag caTGTTATGCATCCAAGAAGAATTGGGTCAGTTGGGTGGAATTGCAGGAGGTCCCATAATCACTGACCCGCACGATGCTCAATTACCTAATAATAGTCATAGCATTTCGGGGAGCAATAGTAATTCCAGTGAAACTGCAACAAAATGTACTCCAGGTTCTGGAACTTTGGATGCGCAAAGATCGAGTTGGGTCGAGGGAATATTAGGATGTATGCGCCCAGTATGGAGTATGCTTTCAAAAGCAGCTGTAAATGAAAAGATTAAAGGACATCAAA CTGATGATTGGGAGATACCATTTGAAACGATTAGCGAACTTCAGTGGCTTGGATCTGGAGCACAAGGTGCAGTATTTAGTGGGAAATTAAACAAAGAAATTGTAGCTGTAAAAAAGGTACGAGAACCACGTGAGACTGATATAAGGCATTTACGAAAACTTAATCACCCGAATATTGTTCAATTTAA AGGTGTTTGCACGCAAGCACCATGTTACTGTATAATAATGGAATTTTGTCCATATGGACCATTATATGATCTTCTTCGAGCTGGAGAACCAGTACCACCTCCTAGACTTGTATCATGGTCTAAACAAATTGCAGCTGGCATGGCTTATCTTCATGCACATAAAATAATACATAGAGATCTCAAAAGCCCAAA TGTGTTGATAGGACAAGGAGAGGTTGTAAAAATTAGTGACTTTGGAACCAGTAGAGAATGGAATGAAATTAGTACAAGAATGAGCTTTGCTGGTACCGTTGCATGGATGGCTCCAGAAATAATCAGGAATGAACCCTGTTCTGAAAAAGTCGATATATGGTCATACGGTGTAGTATTGTGGGAACTTTTGAGTGGAGAAGTACCTTACAAAGATGTGGATTCTTCGGCAATTATTTGGGGTGTGGGCAATAATTCTCTCCATTTACCAATCCCCGCAAGTTGTCCAGAAGGTTACAGATTACTTGTAAAGCAATGTTGGGCTGCTAAACCGCGTAACAGACCTTCCTTTAAACATATTGAAATTCACCTCGGCATTGCAGCAGTTGAAGTACTGTGTACAAAACCTGATGATTATTTTAAGACACAG CAATCATGGAAGAAAGAAATTAGAGATCATATGAAACAAATGCAAACAAATAGCTGCAGTAGTCCAAGATTTGAAGCTGACCTAATTAGACGACGCGAGGATGAGCTAAGGCATGCTCAAGATATTCGAGAACACTATGAACGTAAACTTGAACGGACTAACAATTTGTACTTAGAACTAAGCGCCGTTTTATTACAATTAGAACAGCGCGAACGAGATGTGATCAA ACGAGAACAACAAAATGGCTATAAACAATGTAAGAAACGACTTGTGCATCCTCTATTGAAGGCTCAAGAAAGACTACATCGTAGACGTAATCCTACGATACAATTTTCAACATCCTCTACACCAACAACACCACCATCCCCGACAGATGGCCCTCAAAGCCCTGCAAAGGCAACTATGTATACGCAATTGAACGAATCGAATCAGCCAGAAACAATTTTAGCTCCTAATAACAGTTTCAAACAACGTAAGTACAGACATCGTCGGGTGGGATCCGGATGTGGTGTTAACTCTAGCCCCCGATCAAGTCCTCATCACGAAAGAAAG AGTACAGAAGTATGCGCGCGTTACGTTGATAATCAAACTCAAACAGATATAATGGACATTAGCGAAACTGACAACGTTAGACAAACAACAGTAGTTTCATCGACAGAAAAGCTTTCTGTAAATAGCATCAATAAACAGTCATTAAATAAACAAGTATCAGAGTGTTTAAATGGGAATTCAGTTTTGTCCGACGATCATTATAGAATGCAATCTAGTCCCTGTTCCAGTCCTGAACCTTCAAATGTGAATCATGCAAATGGAAACGAACGTTTAAAGGACTGTAGTGACGATGACAATCTTGAAACGCTTGGCCGAAAAGTTAGTGAAATAATTAATGCTAATCGCCTTATTTCTCCAATAGATAACGGAAATTGTGACGATGTCATACAGCATAG AGGTAAAGAAGATTCTGTGAAGTTATCTGGTCATTTTTGTGGAATTATTGTTAACGGTACTAATATACAACAAGAACAATCGGAAATAAAAGTTCGGCCTTGCAATGAAAACATAAATGCTTTATGTGATCATGAAGATGATGCATGCGAAGAGAGTTGGTCagatgaagaaggtgaagatcCGAGCTATACGTATAATTATTCTCTTAGAAGAAGGAG TATTGCGAGAAGACCAATTGGTCCTGGATATAGATTAAGAAGACTTAAACACGCAACAGTACGAATAGAAGGAGTGTTAGCTTCTGATGAAGAAAACACTTCTGAATATTCACATCCTCCGTCCAGTCAATCATCTACGTTAGAAAGTAATCCTGATATGCAAAGAGTACTTCGTAATATTCAATATTCTCATAAAGTGAGTTAA
- the LOC117601363 gene encoding tubulin delta chain has translation MLTIQFGQCGNQLGHTLFSKISSDLECTNTGISYNANYQYSEDTFNKWFNGISKHNKWLPRAVLIDTEEKVISKIYKDRSTPWTYSKESIICQAGGGCANNWAFGYLRKGPELSSLVLDCVRQILDVTDYFDGFLLLLSSAGGTGSGIGSFIAQTLREEYRTKPIITTTILPFSFGEVCTQKYNTLLTLAKLYNQCDINILIENEQVHNISTNLLKKSNTTLQDINAIISEKLLAIFQPLNDTNMNSLLSQIASHPSYKLATIKSTPHVSTVSAEYEPVCNWNSYVHHLKQTLRIPNLNMQLTNAELKAPTTSFSSSTHYVYACSVSNILITRGLTTDNDSIVTSDFKEKNLYANWNTIDWFSHLHQNRKILNHEKFLALLTNNSQISNPLDLLLDKTWNSYVHAAFLHQYKQYGLEEDDFLQAFALLENVVKEYKELVAHMNK, from the coding sequence ATGCTTACAATACAATTTGGGCAATGTGGAAATCAACTAGGGcatacattattttcaaaaatatcatcTGATTTGGAATGTACAAACACAGGGATATCATATAATGCTAATTATCAATATTCagaagatacatttaataaatGGTTTAATGGTATATCTAAACATAATAAATGGTTACCAAGAGCAGTTCTTATAGATACAGAAGAGAAAGTAATAAGCAAAATTTATAAAGATAGAAGTACACCATGGACATATTCAAAAGAAAGTATCATTTGTCAAGCTGGTGGTGGTTGTGCAAATAATTGGGCTTTTGGTTATTTAAGGAAAGGACCAGAGTTAAGCAGTTTAGTTTTAGACTGTGTAAGACAAATATTAGATGTAACAGACTATTTTGACGGGTTTCTGTTACTTCTAAGTTCTGCAGGTGGAACAGGATCTGGGATTGGTAGCTTTATTGCACAAACATTAAGGGAAGAATATAGAACAAAACCAATTATTACTACAACAATATTACCATTTTCCTTTGGGGAAGTATGTACCCAAAAGTATAATACATTACTGACATTGGCAAAACTCTATAATCAATGTGACATAAATATTCTGATTGAAAATGAACAAGTACATAATATAAGCacaaatttattaaagaaatcCAATACAACATTACAGGATATTAATGCAATTATTTCAGAAAAGTTATTAGCTATTTTTCAACCATTAAATGATACAAACATGAATTCATTGTTGTCTCAGATAGCATCTCATCCTTCTTATAAATTAGCAACAATCAAAAGTACTCCACATGTATCTACAGTATCTGCAGAATATGAACCTGTATGTAACTGGAATTCATATGTACATCATCTAAAACAAACACTTCGAATACCCAACTTAAACATGCAGTTAACTAATGCTGAATTGAAAGCACCAACTACCTCATTTAGTAGCAGCACACATTATGTATATGCCTGTTCagtatcaaatattttaataacacgTGGACTTACAACAGATAATGATTCTATTGTCACTAGTGActttaaagagaaaaatttgtATGCAAATTGGAATACAATTGATTGGTTTTCTCACTTACaccaaaatagaaaaattttaaaccatGAGAAATTTCTTGCCTTATTAACTAATAACTCCCAAATTTCGAATCCTTTAGATTTACTTTTAGATAAAACCTGGAATTCCTATGTTCATGCTGCGTTTTTACATCAGTATAAACAGTATGGTTTGGAAGAAGATGATTTTTTACAAGCATTTGCCCTGCTTGAAAATGTTGTAaaagaatataaagaattaGTTGCTCACATGAACAAAtaa